One region of Brachyspira hampsonii genomic DNA includes:
- a CDS encoding 50S ribosomal protein L11 methyltransferase yields the protein MLIYSLSIKTERGFEDIIEAVIESGKLNILGFNTEFPIKEENISIVNIYNENEDILKNNLNTIEENIKGIAEYTYNIEKLKSEEYLTSYMDFLKPFNIGDITIVPNLKDFYSGECENPLYIAKQYAFGSGTHETTSLALEMIYEYADNNDIASKSIADIGCGSGILSLFAYKLGARNITSIDIDNDAVHCTLDNADYNSIKLDNVILGNARDLINLNFKFDLVIANIETDILIDILADLKELLKSSSALILSGILLEKESYMINAVRANKLNIIMRKRKNDWVSLMLNQ from the coding sequence ATGTTAATATATTCATTATCAATAAAAACAGAAAGAGGATTTGAAGATATAATTGAAGCTGTTATAGAAAGCGGTAAATTAAATATATTGGGTTTTAATACAGAGTTTCCTATAAAAGAAGAAAATATTTCAATAGTCAATATATATAATGAAAATGAGGATATATTAAAAAATAATTTAAACACAATAGAAGAAAATATTAAAGGTATAGCAGAATACACTTACAATATAGAAAAATTAAAATCTGAAGAATATTTAACTTCATATATGGACTTTCTCAAACCTTTTAATATAGGAGATATTACTATAGTACCAAATTTAAAAGATTTTTATAGCGGAGAATGTGAAAATCCGCTTTATATAGCAAAGCAGTATGCATTCGGTTCAGGAACTCATGAAACCACATCGCTTGCACTTGAAATGATTTATGAATATGCTGATAATAACGATATAGCTTCAAAGAGTATTGCTGATATAGGATGCGGAAGCGGTATATTATCATTATTCGCTTATAAATTAGGAGCAAGAAATATTACCTCTATAGATATTGATAATGATGCTGTTCATTGCACTCTTGATAATGCAGATTACAACAGTATAAAACTTGATAATGTAATACTTGGAAATGCAAGGGATTTAATTAATTTGAATTTTAAATTTGATTTGGTAATAGCTAATATTGAAACTGATATTTTAATAGATATTCTTGCGGATTTAAAAGAATTATTAAAATCAAGTTCTGCATTAATATTATCAGGAATTTTACTAGAAAAAGAATCATATATGATTAATGCCGTAAGAGCAAACAAGCTAAATATTATCATGAGAAAAAGGAAAAATGATTGGGTATCTTTAATGCTTAATCAGTAA